A genomic region of Lodderomyces elongisporus chromosome 5, complete sequence contains the following coding sequences:
- the CMD1 gene encoding calmodulin, which yields MAERLSEQQIAEFKEAFSLFDKDSDGKITTKELGTVMRSLGQNPSESELTDMINEVDINSDGSIDFPEFLTMMARKMKDTDSEAEIAEAFKVFDRNGDGKISAAELRHVLTSIGEKLSDADVDQMIKEADTNNDGEIDIQEFTQLLAAK from the exons ATG GCTGAGAGATTATCAGAGCAACAAATTGCCGAGTTCAAAGAGGCTTTCTCATTATTTGACAAGGATAGTGATGGAAAAATCACCACAAAGGAGTTAGGTACTGTTATGAGGTCATTGGGTCAAAATCCATCAGAGAGTGAATTGACGGATATGATTAATGAAGTTGATATTAATTCAGATGGTTCAATTGATTTCCCAGAGTTTTTAACTATGATGGCaaggaaaatgaaagacACCGACTCAGAAGCAGAAATTGCCGAAGCATTCAAGGTGTTTGACAGAAACGGAGACGGTAAGATCAGCGCAGCTGAATTGAGACACGTGTTGACATCTATTGGAGAGAAATTGTCAGATGCGGATGTTGATCAAATGATCAAGGAAGCTGACACTAACAATGATGGCGAAATTGACATCCAAGAATTTACTCAATTATTAGCTGCAAagtaa